In Ruminococcaceae bacterium BL-4, one DNA window encodes the following:
- a CDS encoding conserved protein of unknown function (Evidence 4 : Unknown function but conserved in other organisms) yields MFTNDEINLMCIYNTGTREGLIAELTHMRGYLGAEETELLALTDSALGKLRSMSNEEYTALDLFPDFDDEAES; encoded by the coding sequence ATGTTTACCAATGATGAAATCAACCTGATGTGCATTTACAACACCGGGACGCGGGAGGGCCTGATCGCGGAGCTGACGCATATGCGCGGCTATCTAGGCGCGGAGGAAACGGAGCTTCTGGCTCTGACGGATTCCGCGTTGGGAAAACTCCGGAGCATGAGTAACGAAGAATATACCGCGCTTGATCTGTTCCCGGACTTTGACGATGAGGCTGAATCATAG
- a CDS encoding putative membrane transporter protein (Evidence 3 : Putative function from multiple computational evidences) has product MIYAFLIFASFIAAFVSGAAGFGGALLLLPVVTACVGAEVAVPVLTLAQLIGNLSRMAFGFRQIDWKSVGLFCVTALPLAALGAFGFSVLPKEIVTRCIGGVLIVLVLIKVVRKLEFKNGKRAMLIGGAATGLLSGLAGSGGPIGAAAFLTLGLPPVAYIASEATTATAMHILKTVIYSKLVGLNLQALLTGLAMGAAMVIGTFAANRVIKKMEKGKFQNYVAVLLCVVGAYMLIFGG; this is encoded by the coding sequence ATGATCTACGCTTTTTTGATTTTTGCCAGTTTTATCGCTGCTTTTGTATCGGGCGCTGCCGGTTTTGGTGGTGCCCTGCTTCTGTTGCCGGTAGTAACTGCCTGTGTCGGCGCTGAGGTTGCCGTACCGGTACTAACCCTTGCTCAGCTTATCGGAAACCTCTCCCGTATGGCATTTGGGTTCCGGCAGATCGACTGGAAATCAGTTGGCCTGTTCTGCGTGACGGCGCTCCCGCTGGCCGCTCTTGGCGCGTTTGGTTTTTCTGTGCTTCCCAAAGAGATTGTTACCCGTTGTATCGGTGGGGTTCTGATTGTCCTTGTACTGATTAAGGTGGTTAGGAAATTAGAGTTCAAGAACGGCAAAAGGGCTATGCTGATCGGCGGCGCGGCTACCGGCCTTCTGTCCGGCCTTGCCGGAAGCGGCGGGCCAATTGGGGCGGCAGCATTTCTGACTCTTGGACTGCCACCCGTTGCTTATATCGCTAGTGAGGCCACAACCGCCACGGCCATGCACATTCTAAAAACAGTCATATACAGCAAGCTGGTTGGCCTTAACCTGCAAGCGCTACTTACAGGTCTTGCCATGGGTGCGGCGATGGTGATTGGAACGTTTGCAGCAAACCGCGTAATAAAGAAAATGGAGAAGGGAAAGTTTCAAAACTATGTTGCTGTGTTGCTCTGCGTTGTGGGTGCATACATGCTGATATTCGGAGGATAA
- a CDS encoding conserved protein of unknown function (Evidence 4 : Unknown function but conserved in other organisms) — MNLKERAKKLKTDIPALFIAMKKKETPITAKIVAGLTVVYALSPIDLIPDFIPVLGYLDDVILLPSLAALAIRLIPPEVFDKCREEADGLWTGGKPKKWYFALPIVLLWLLIMYLIIKAIWF; from the coding sequence ATGAACCTGAAGGAACGGGCAAAAAAGCTCAAAACAGATATTCCGGCATTATTCATTGCCATGAAAAAGAAAGAAACTCCCATTACGGCAAAAATTGTAGCCGGACTTACTGTTGTTTACGCTTTGTCTCCCATAGACTTAATTCCTGATTTTATTCCGGTATTGGGCTATCTGGACGATGTTATTCTGTTGCCCTCGTTGGCGGCACTTGCCATACGGCTGATACCTCCAGAGGTCTTTGACAAATGCCGAGAGGAAGCGGATGGCCTTTGGACGGGTGGAAAACCGAAAAAATGGTATTTTGCCTTACCCATTGTGTTATTGTGGCTTCTGATCATGTATTTGATTATCAAAGCAATATGGTTTTAG
- a CDS encoding DEAD-like helicase: MPSNVQVLAQMADHTATQITASHESWTDFLKTTARLYKYPYHEQLMIYAQRPDATACAGYEIWNEKMRRYVRRGRKGIALIDASGDKPRIRYVFDISDTGSRENSRRPYLWEYRPEHEDTVAAALEQEYVVSGEKGFADQLEQIAGQLANEYWQEHQYDILHTVDGSFLEEYDEFNIGVQFRSAAAISITYAVLSRCGLDPDEYFEHEDFLSIFDCNTPDTVAALGSAVSEASERVLRQIEVTVKNQEREHLAERSATHGEQPDLQPERGLPDSRFDDHGADGEHRQIREDAEKLPEGAPSSPVQQPAAVGEAVPAPVGDRAHGDGAAGTHDAGTDEIGRRDGEPESLRPDALGGPHEQPESAGRGNDSDGAYLQLSFFPSEQEQIQRIDAAESEKPSAFSVPVPQKPEKRNTAQADIDAAIQEWNGDIKSKHAVAEYMREHARDKDTAAFLRAEYGDDLPAFPVTEGGTSTDLPWPKVQRCIAQLIREERFFTQEEQTAPNLSGQPITRTGDTITIGNGDASHEVDVTLTDEQWTALQREVPDSSAIQPPYKVGDTVYLDDKPFEITEIGDYDIQLRDPALTYPIFRAESRENFENLLRRDSRNGPITEFLAANLGHTDADLREALTSGLLEQRDKENIAGYFRENEGNTRVAQRLSDTYAGTSETMELTTCETADLFATTTGFEVNIHDKFNSKRSAQWGEIAPILRALYQREQDGFSHEPVLREPANLAGKPSYQPGDHAVLDYGGQELSGTVGYVGEKDVRIDTGPYSWSHEVVSRDAFENGIRQDERNAALFTPEQPAAENFRITDDHLGEGGAKTKYGFNIAAIRTLKTIEAEGRTATPEEQKTLSRYVGWGGIPQAFDPDNTSWTKEYTELVGALIAEEYEMARASTLNAHYTSPTVIKAIYEAVRNLGFQTGNILEPACGVGNFFGLLPEELSGSHLYGVELDSITGRIAKQLYPNANITVAGFETTDRKDFFDLAVGNVPFGSYKVSDRAYDKLGFPIHDYFFAKTLDQVRSGGVIAFVTSRYTMDKQSPEVRKYITQRAELLGAIRLPNNAFKANAGTEVTTDILFLQKRDRPIDIEPDWVHLGQTEDGIPVNSYFADHPEMVLGTVKWDDKMHGDKKETTCEPFPDADLSEQLHEAISHLQGQIEETELPDLGENEEIDDSIPADPNVKNYSYTVVDGKVYYRENSRMVRPELNETAKARVMGMVELRDCVQKLINLQLDEYTADAAIFQAQAELNRLYDAFSAKYGLINSRGNSLAFAEDSSYYLLCSLEVIDEDGNLERKADMFTKRTIRQRKIVTSVDTASEALSLSIAEKARVDMDYMASLTGKTPEALADELRGVIFHDLGEQDPASVPKAFYNLEKIPFVTADEYLSGNVRRKLRLAKALAEMRPDLAEKIAPNIEALEAAQPKDLNASEIEVRLGATWIDKGYIQQFMEELLNPPSGVRDGIRVNYSSFTAEWSVSNKSSVGYNNVAAYVTYGTDRANAYRILEDSLNLRDTRIYDTVVDPDGKERRVLNSKETTLAQQKQQAIKDAFRDWIWKDPERRQTLTKKYNELFNSSRPREYDGRHLVFPGMNPEIKLREHQLNAVAHQLYGGNTLLAHVVGAGKTYEMIAAAMEGKRLGLCQKSLFAVPNHLTEQWASEFLRLYPSANILVTTKKDFEKRNRKKFCARIATGDYDAIIMGHSQFEKIPVSLERQKRLIQEQIWEIENGLEELKDSGAEQFTIKQLERTKKGLEARLKRLNDNSRKDDVVTFEQLGVDRLFVDEAHNYKNLFLYTKMRNVAGLSTTDAQKSSDMFLKCRYLDEITHSRGVVFATGTPVSNSMTELYTMMRYLQYETLKERNLVHFDCWASTFGETVTAIELAPEGTGYRARTRFARFYNLPELMLLFKEAADIKTADQLNLPTPTPVYHNEVAQPSEIQKEMVKKLSERAAAVHSGNIDPHLDNMLKITSDGRKLGLDQRVINPMLPDNPNSKVNLCVNNVFRFWHDGLDKKLTQLVFCDISTPKGRAAAKENRAVRAGGKLAGGTELHALQDATPDADAPEAFSVYSDIRDKLIARGVPAGEIAFIHDADTEVKKKELFAKVRAGQVRVLMGSTAKMGAGMNVQDLLIASHDLDCPWRPGDLEQRSGRIIRQYNINPEGHIFRYVTEGTFDSYLWQTVENKQKFISQIMTSKSPVRSCEDIDETALSYAEIKALCAGDERIKEKMDLDMDVAKLKLMKANHQSQQFRLEDNLLKYFPEEIERNKGFIKGLETDMATLEAHPHPKDGFAGMVVRGDSLTDKDNAGAAILEACKEVKGLDPMEIGSYRGFTMSLSVEGFGQDFILTLKGQMTHRVTLGKDARGNLIRIDNALADMPKRLQNVHSQLDNLHSQMAAAKAEIGKPFPQEAELAQKSARLAELNALLDIDSRAPAQRQASEVLEKSERPSVLESLKKPCVHGLLEKSHKQEMEAR; encoded by the coding sequence ATGCCGAGTAATGTGCAGGTTCTGGCGCAGATGGCCGACCACACGGCGACACAGATCACTGCCAGTCACGAAAGCTGGACGGATTTTCTGAAAACCACCGCGCGGCTCTACAAATACCCGTACCACGAACAGCTTATGATCTACGCCCAGCGCCCCGACGCGACGGCCTGTGCCGGTTATGAGATCTGGAACGAAAAAATGCGCCGGTACGTCCGGCGCGGCAGAAAAGGGATCGCCCTCATCGACGCATCCGGCGACAAGCCGAGAATCCGGTATGTCTTCGATATTTCCGACACGGGTAGCCGGGAAAATTCCCGCCGTCCATACCTTTGGGAGTACCGCCCGGAGCATGAGGATACGGTTGCGGCGGCGCTGGAACAGGAGTACGTCGTTTCCGGCGAAAAAGGTTTTGCCGACCAGTTGGAGCAGATCGCCGGACAGTTGGCGAACGAATATTGGCAGGAGCATCAGTACGACATTCTCCACACCGTTGACGGCAGTTTTTTAGAGGAATATGATGAGTTCAACATTGGGGTGCAGTTTCGAAGCGCCGCCGCCATCAGCATCACCTATGCGGTCTTGTCCCGCTGCGGCCTCGACCCCGACGAATACTTTGAGCATGAGGACTTTCTGAGTATTTTCGATTGCAACACGCCCGATACCGTCGCCGCCCTCGGCTCGGCGGTCAGTGAAGCAAGCGAACGGGTGCTGCGGCAGATCGAAGTCACCGTCAAAAATCAGGAACGCGAACATCTCGCGGAAAGGAGCGCCACACATGGAGAACAACCTGACTTACAGCCGGAACGGGGATTACCTGATTCCCGATTTGACGATCACGGAGCCGACGGAGAGCATCGGCAAATACGGGAGGATGCGGAAAAATTACCTGAAGGAGCACCGTCCAGTCCTGTACAGCAGCCTGCTGCTGTCGGAGAAGCTGTACCCGCACCTGTTGGAGATCGAGCGCACGGCGACGGCGCGGCTGGAACGCACGATGCCGGAACTGATGAGATCGGCAGGCGTGACGGAGAGCCTGAAAGCCTCCGACCCGATGCGCTGGGTGGGCCTCATGAACAGCCTGAAAGCGCAGGCCGAGGAAACGATTCTGACGGAGCTTATCTACAGCTAAGTTTCTTTCCGTCGGAGCAGGAACAGATACAGCGGATTGATGCAGCGGAGAGCGAAAAGCCCTCCGCTTTTTCTGTACCCGTGCCGCAGAAGCCGGAAAAGCGCAACACGGCCCAAGCCGACATTGACGCCGCCATTCAGGAATGGAACGGCGACATCAAGAGCAAACACGCCGTTGCCGAGTATATGCGGGAACACGCCCGCGACAAGGATACGGCGGCGTTCCTGCGCGCCGAGTACGGCGACGATCTTCCGGCCTTTCCCGTGACCGAGGGCGGCACCTCAACGGATTTGCCGTGGCCAAAGGTGCAGCGGTGCATCGCCCAGCTCATTCGGGAGGAACGTTTTTTCACACAGGAAGAACAGACAGCGCCCAATCTGAGCGGCCAGCCGATCACCCGCACCGGCGACACCATCACCATCGGAAACGGTGATGCCTCCCATGAAGTGGACGTGACGCTCACCGACGAGCAGTGGACGGCGTTACAGCGAGAGGTTCCCGACAGCTCCGCAATCCAGCCTCCCTACAAGGTGGGCGATACGGTATATCTGGACGATAAGCCCTTTGAAATTACTGAAATCGGAGACTATGACATTCAGCTCCGCGACCCGGCGCTTACCTATCCCATCTTCCGCGCCGAAAGCCGGGAGAACTTTGAAAACCTGCTGCGCCGGGATTCCCGGAACGGTCCTATTACGGAGTTTCTGGCTGCGAACTTGGGACACACGGACGCCGATCTGCGGGAGGCCCTGACCTCCGGCCTGCTGGAACAGCGGGACAAGGAAAATATCGCGGGATATTTTCGTGAAAATGAGGGCAACACCCGCGTGGCCCAGCGCCTTTCCGACACCTACGCCGGAACTTCCGAAACGATGGAGCTGACCACCTGCGAGACGGCGGATCTCTTTGCCACCACCACGGGTTTCGAGGTCAATATCCACGACAAGTTCAACAGCAAGCGGAGCGCTCAGTGGGGAGAAATTGCTCCTATCCTCCGCGCCCTGTATCAGCGGGAGCAGGACGGTTTTTCTCATGAGCCGGTCCTGCGGGAGCCTGCAAATCTCGCGGGCAAACCATCCTATCAACCGGGCGATCACGCAGTGCTGGATTACGGCGGTCAGGAGTTGTCCGGCACCGTTGGGTACGTCGGGGAAAAGGACGTGCGCATCGACACCGGCCCCTATTCGTGGAGCCATGAGGTGGTCAGCCGCGACGCCTTTGAAAACGGCATCCGGCAGGATGAACGCAACGCCGCACTGTTTACGCCGGAGCAGCCCGCCGCCGAAAACTTTCGTATCACCGACGATCATTTGGGCGAGGGCGGCGCAAAAACCAAGTACGGCTTTAATATCGCGGCCATCCGTACTCTGAAAACCATTGAGGCCGAGGGCCGCACGGCAACGCCGGAGGAACAGAAAACTCTCTCTCGCTATGTCGGCTGGGGTGGCATTCCGCAGGCGTTCGACCCGGACAACACTTCGTGGACAAAGGAGTATACCGAACTGGTCGGCGCGCTGATTGCCGAGGAATACGAAATGGCACGGGCCTCCACCCTGAACGCCCACTACACCAGCCCGACCGTTATCAAGGCCATTTATGAAGCCGTGAGAAATCTGGGTTTTCAGACCGGCAACATCCTGGAACCGGCCTGCGGCGTCGGAAATTTCTTTGGGTTACTTCCCGAAGAACTGTCTGGAAGTCATTTATACGGCGTGGAGCTGGACAGCATCACGGGCCGGATCGCCAAGCAGCTCTATCCGAACGCCAACATCACTGTGGCGGGCTTTGAAACCACCGACCGGAAAGACTTTTTCGATTTGGCCGTGGGCAACGTGCCGTTTGGCAGCTACAAGGTTTCCGACCGGGCCTACGACAAGCTCGGTTTTCCCATTCACGATTATTTCTTCGCCAAAACGCTCGATCAGGTGCGTTCGGGCGGCGTGATCGCGTTCGTGACCAGCCGCTATACGATGGATAAACAGTCGCCGGAGGTGCGGAAGTACATCACCCAGCGCGCGGAGCTACTGGGGGCCATCCGGCTTCCGAACAACGCTTTCAAGGCCAATGCCGGAACCGAAGTCACCACCGATATTCTCTTTCTCCAAAAGCGCGACCGGCCCATCGACATCGAGCCGGATTGGGTGCATCTCGGCCAGACCGAAGATGGAATTCCCGTCAACAGCTATTTTGCCGATCATCCCGAAATGGTGCTGGGGACCGTCAAATGGGACGATAAAATGCACGGCGATAAAAAGGAAACGACGTGCGAACCGTTCCCCGACGCCGATCTTTCCGAACAGCTCCATGAGGCGATTTCCCACCTTCAGGGGCAGATCGAGGAAACGGAGTTGCCGGATCTCGGTGAGAATGAGGAAATTGACGATTCCATCCCGGCAGATCCCAATGTGAAAAACTATTCCTACACCGTCGTAGACGGCAAGGTGTACTACCGGGAGAATTCCCGCATGGTGCGGCCGGAGCTGAACGAAACGGCCAAGGCCCGCGTCATGGGCATGGTGGAACTGCGGGACTGTGTGCAGAAGCTCATCAATCTCCAATTGGATGAATACACAGCAGATGCGGCGATTTTTCAGGCGCAAGCGGAGCTGAACCGGCTCTACGACGCTTTTTCCGCAAAATACGGCCTCATCAACTCGCGCGGCAACAGCCTCGCGTTCGCGGAAGATTCTTCGTATTATCTGCTCTGCTCACTGGAAGTGATCGACGAGGACGGGAATTTGGAGCGCAAGGCCGACATGTTCACCAAACGCACCATCCGGCAGCGGAAAATCGTCACGTCCGTGGACACCGCGTCGGAAGCTCTTTCGCTCTCCATCGCGGAAAAGGCGCGGGTGGACATGGACTACATGGCCTCCCTCACCGGCAAGACGCCGGAGGCGCTGGCCGACGAGCTGCGGGGAGTCATCTTCCACGATTTGGGCGAACAGGACCCGGCAAGCGTCCCCAAAGCATTTTATAATCTGGAGAAAATTCCGTTCGTCACAGCAGATGAATACCTGTCCGGCAACGTGCGCCGCAAGCTGCGTCTGGCGAAAGCCCTCGCGGAAATGCGGCCGGACCTCGCGGAGAAAATCGCCCCCAACATCGAGGCGCTGGAAGCCGCCCAGCCCAAGGACCTCAATGCCTCGGAAATCGAAGTGCGCCTCGGCGCGACGTGGATCGACAAAGGGTACATTCAGCAGTTCATGGAAGAACTGCTCAACCCGCCGTCCGGTGTGCGCGACGGCATCCGGGTAAACTATTCCTCGTTTACGGCGGAATGGTCTGTTTCCAATAAAAGCAGCGTCGGCTACAACAACGTGGCGGCTTACGTCACCTACGGCACCGACCGGGCCAACGCCTACCGGATTCTGGAGGACAGCCTAAATCTCCGGGACACACGGATCTACGATACCGTCGTTGACCCGGACGGCAAGGAGCGCCGCGTCCTCAATTCCAAGGAAACCACCCTCGCCCAGCAGAAACAGCAGGCCATCAAGGATGCTTTCCGCGACTGGATCTGGAAAGACCCGGAGCGGCGTCAGACCCTGACAAAAAAATATAACGAGCTGTTCAATTCCAGCCGCCCTCGTGAATACGACGGTCGGCATCTTGTATTCCCCGGCATGAACCCCGAAATCAAGCTGCGGGAGCATCAATTAAACGCCGTGGCGCACCAGCTTTACGGCGGGAACACGCTGCTGGCGCATGTGGTAGGCGCGGGCAAAACCTACGAAATGATCGCCGCCGCAATGGAGGGCAAGCGGCTGGGACTGTGCCAAAAATCCCTGTTTGCCGTCCCGAACCACCTGACGGAGCAGTGGGCCTCCGAGTTTCTGCGGCTGTATCCCTCGGCCAATATCCTCGTCACCACCAAAAAAGATTTTGAAAAACGCAACCGCAAGAAATTTTGTGCACGAATCGCCACCGGCGATTACGATGCGATCATCATGGGACACAGCCAGTTTGAAAAAATCCCCGTCTCTCTGGAACGCCAAAAGCGGCTCATTCAGGAGCAGATTTGGGAGATTGAAAACGGGCTGGAAGAACTCAAAGACAGCGGCGCGGAGCAGTTTACCATCAAGCAGTTGGAGCGTACGAAAAAGGGGCTTGAGGCCCGGTTGAAACGCCTCAACGACAACTCCCGCAAGGATGATGTCGTGACCTTTGAGCAGTTAGGCGTAGACCGTCTGTTCGTGGATGAGGCGCACAACTACAAAAACCTGTTTCTCTACACCAAAATGCGCAATGTGGCGGGCCTTTCCACCACCGACGCGCAGAAGTCCAGCGACATGTTCCTGAAATGCCGGTATCTCGACGAGATCACGCACAGCCGGGGCGTCGTGTTCGCCACCGGGACGCCGGTCAGCAATTCAATGACGGAATTGTATACGATGATGCGCTACCTCCAATATGAAACCCTGAAAGAGCGGAACCTCGTCCATTTTGACTGCTGGGCCAGCACGTTCGGGGAAACCGTGACGGCCATCGAGCTGGCCCCGGAAGGGACCGGCTACCGGGCGCGGACGCGCTTTGCCCGGTTCTACAATCTGCCGGAGCTGATGCTGCTATTCAAGGAGGCGGCGGACATCAAGACCGCCGATCAACTCAACCTTCCCACGCCGACGCCGGTGTACCACAACGAAGTCGCGCAGCCCTCGGAAATCCAGAAAGAAATGGTGAAAAAGCTCTCGGAGCGCGCCGCCGCCGTTCACTCCGGTAACATCGACCCGCATTTGGACAACATGCTCAAGATTACGTCGGACGGACGCAAGCTCGGCCTCGATCAGCGCGTTATCAATCCCATGCTCCCCGACAATCCCAACAGCAAGGTCAATCTGTGCGTCAACAACGTTTTCCGATTCTGGCACGACGGGCTGGATAAAAAGCTGACCCAGCTTGTTTTCTGCGACATTTCCACGCCCAAGGGCCGCGCCGCCGCCAAGGAAAACCGGGCGGTCCGGGCGGGGGGAAAACTCGCGGGCGGCACGGAGCTTCACGCCTTGCAGGACGCTACGCCGGATGCCGACGCCCCGGAAGCGTTCAGCGTTTACTCGGACATCCGCGACAAGCTCATCGCACGGGGCGTCCCCGCCGGTGAAATTGCGTTCATCCACGACGCCGATACCGAAGTCAAGAAAAAGGAGCTGTTCGCAAAGGTGCGCGCCGGACAGGTGCGCGTCCTGATGGGCAGTACTGCCAAGATGGGGGCCGGGATGAATGTGCAGGACCTCCTGATTGCTTCCCACGATCTGGACTGTCCGTGGCGTCCCGGCGATTTGGAACAGCGATCCGGTCGCATCATCCGGCAGTACAACATCAACCCCGAAGGACACATTTTCCGTTACGTCACCGAAGGGACATTCGATTCGTACCTCTGGCAAACTGTGGAAAATAAGCAGAAATTTATCTCGCAGATCATGACCAGCAAAAGTCCTGTCCGCTCCTGCGAGGATATTGACGAGACGGCGCTTTCCTACGCCGAAATCAAGGCCCTGTGCGCCGGGGACGAGCGAATCAAGGAAAAGATGGACCTCGATATGGACGTGGCCAAGCTGAAACTCATGAAAGCCAACCATCAGAGCCAGCAGTTCCGGCTGGAGGATAATCTGCTCAAATATTTCCCGGAGGAAATTGAGCGCAACAAAGGTTTCATCAAAGGTTTGGAAACGGATATGGCGACGCTGGAGGCGCACCCGCACCCAAAGGACGGTTTTGCCGGTATGGTGGTGCGGGGCGATTCCCTCACCGACAAGGATAATGCCGGTGCCGCCATTCTGGAAGCCTGCAAGGAGGTCAAAGGGCTTGACCCTATGGAGATCGGCAGCTACCGGGGTTTTACCATGTCGCTGTCCGTGGAGGGGTTCGGACAAGATTTTATCCTTACCCTCAAAGGGCAGATGACCCACCGCGTCACGCTGGGCAAGGACGCGCGCGGCAATCTCATCCGTATCGACAACGCACTTGCCGATATGCCCAAACGGTTGCAAAATGTTCACTCCCAGCTTGATAATCTTCATTCGCAGATGGCGGCGGCAAAGGCCGAGATCGGCAAGCCATTCCCGCAGGAAGCGGAGCTTGCGCAAAAGAGCGCCCGCCTCGCGGAGCTGAACGCGCTGCTGGACATTGACAGCCGTGCTCCCGCCCAGCGGCAGGCGTCGGAAGTTCTGGAGAAAAGCGAAAGGCCCTCCGTGCTGGAGAGCTTGAAAAAGCCGTGTGTTCACGGTCTATTGGAGAAATCCCACAAACAAGAAATGGAGGCAAGATAA
- a CDS encoding protein of unknown function (Evidence 5 : Unknown function), translated as MTSEELNTALYEKMFAEQDDFRKKLLTQAPEEILKQVYEYTVREDILMSLESNDLTDEQASALLKSPSPLGDIFSEFESRETGYMETVLDCITDKANAVLQMEAAQRQTLLNTPVYKYPATYAREHNELEIYRASHKANIACRDAIDDAIRDNYRNNCLGSDTTKQVIAEFGFDRTLYVLANTVREKDWDGRIDRRNKDWARTIPVFGDNRNREFIVDRAHPGLVDLFINQARRDYLLTQPLTKEDIQSEAARLLRRLQSEREPNSPSGTHFMAQISPDFLIRASTKDQDRLFTLLPFKSLSFSALKDRKGIFAFIQKDENRDQPLRQRKPSVRKKLQKAQAEPKPPASSKGKEMEL; from the coding sequence ATGACAAGTGAAGAACTGAATACCGCGCTGTACGAAAAAATGTTTGCGGAGCAGGACGACTTCCGGAAAAAGCTGCTTACGCAGGCACCGGAGGAAATTCTGAAACAAGTCTATGAATACACTGTGCGGGAGGATATCCTGATGTCCCTTGAAAGCAACGATCTGACTGATGAACAGGCGTCCGCGCTTCTGAAATCTCCCAGCCCCCTTGGAGATATTTTTTCGGAGTTTGAAAGCCGGGAAACCGGATATATGGAGACGGTTTTGGACTGCATCACGGATAAAGCCAATGCCGTGTTACAGATGGAGGCGGCGCAGCGTCAGACACTTTTAAACACTCCCGTCTACAAATATCCGGCGACTTACGCCCGTGAGCATAATGAACTGGAGATTTACCGTGCGTCCCACAAGGCAAACATTGCCTGCCGGGATGCCATCGATGACGCCATCCGGGACAACTACCGCAATAATTGTCTCGGCAGCGACACCACAAAACAGGTCATTGCCGAGTTTGGATTTGACCGCACTCTCTATGTGCTTGCGAACACTGTCCGCGAGAAAGATTGGGATGGGCGCATTGACCGCAGAAATAAGGATTGGGCGCGGACGATTCCTGTCTTTGGGGATAATCGAAACCGGGAATTTATCGTAGATAGAGCGCATCCCGGTCTGGTAGACCTTTTCATCAATCAGGCGCGGCGGGACTATCTGCTGACCCAGCCTCTGACCAAAGAGGACATTCAGTCGGAGGCCGCGCGGCTGCTCCGGCGTCTGCAATCCGAGCGTGAACCGAACAGCCCCAGCGGTACGCATTTCATGGCGCAGATTTCGCCGGATTTTCTGATCCGTGCTTCCACCAAAGACCAGGACCGGCTGTTCACGCTGCTGCCGTTCAAATCTCTGTCCTTTTCCGCACTCAAGGATCGGAAAGGAATTTTCGCGTTCATCCAAAAGGATGAAAACCGCGACCAGCCTCTTCGCCAGCGCAAGCCGTCCGTGCGAAAAAAGCTGCAAAAAGCACAGGCCGAGCCAAAGCCGCCTGCCTCATCCAAGGGCAAAGAAATGGAGCTGTGA
- a CDS encoding Mobilization protein, whose amino-acid sequence MANRNRQIQLKFRVTPQEREMIEQKMAQLGTKNMAAYLRKISIDGYVIRLELPELKEMVSLLRRSSNNLNQLTKRVHETGRVYDADLEDIVQNQERLWRATTDILVALAKLK is encoded by the coding sequence ATGGCTAACCGCAACCGGCAAATTCAGCTCAAGTTTCGTGTTACCCCGCAGGAGCGTGAAATGATCGAACAGAAGATGGCGCAGCTTGGCACGAAAAATATGGCGGCGTATCTCCGCAAAATCTCCATCGACGGCTATGTCATCAGGCTGGAACTGCCGGAGTTGAAGGAGATGGTTTCCCTCCTGCGCCGGTCCAGCAACAACTTAAACCAGCTCACAAAACGGGTGCATGAAACAGGGCGCGTTTACGACGCGGATTTGGAGGATATCGTCCAAAATCAGGAACGGTTATGGCGGGCGACTACTGATATCCTCGTCGCGCTTGCAAAATTAAAATAG
- a CDS encoding Succinate dehydrogenase, whose protein sequence is MMRLILKILAVPIVVVLTLLVWICSGLLYCSAFILGLAGTILGILGVLVLITGAITNGIIVLVMAFLISPYGIPIAAAWLIGKLQDANYALRDFITG, encoded by the coding sequence ATGATGAGGCTGATATTGAAAATACTCGCCGTTCCCATCGTCGTGGTGCTTACGCTGCTCGTCTGGATTTGCTCTGGTCTGCTATACTGTTCCGCTTTCATACTCGGCCTTGCCGGAACGATTCTCGGCATCCTCGGTGTGTTGGTTCTGATTACCGGAGCGATTACGAATGGAATTATAGTGCTGGTAATGGCATTTCTCATCAGTCCATATGGAATCCCGATAGCGGCAGCGTGGCTGATTGGGAAACTGCAAGACGCAAACTACGCGCTTCGAGATTTTATCACAGGTTAG
- a CDS encoding XRE family transcriptional regulator — MKDKKQINIEVGTRIKCAREKAGLTQDRFSELIGMGPKSVSALERGTVGISLSTLQRICQVLSISSDDILFDNDIAENDAQMLTTRLTRLSSEQFEITKEILNKLFEAFAISGK; from the coding sequence TTGAAGGACAAAAAGCAAATTAACATTGAGGTTGGCACTCGTATCAAGTGCGCAAGGGAAAAAGCAGGATTAACACAGGATCGGTTTTCTGAATTGATCGGAATGGGGCCAAAAAGTGTTTCTGCTCTGGAGCGGGGAACGGTGGGAATATCTCTTTCCACTCTACAGCGTATTTGCCAGGTATTGTCCATCTCCAGCGATGATATTCTGTTCGACAATGATATAGCAGAGAATGATGCGCAGATGTTAACCACGCGCCTTACGCGATTATCTTCGGAACAGTTTGAAATCACCAAAGAGATTTTGAACAAGCTCTTTGAAGCATTTGCAATCTCAGGTAAATAA